One segment of Streptomyces sp. NBC_00576 DNA contains the following:
- the guaB gene encoding IMP dehydrogenase: MTANVDGVPAKFATLGLTYDDVLLLPGASEVLPNAVDTSSRISRNVRVNIPLLSAAMDKVTESRMAIAMARQGGVGVLHRNLSIEDQVNQVDLVKRSESGMVTDPITVNPDATLAEADALCAKFRISGVPVTDGNGKLLGIVTNRDMAFETDRSRQVREVMTPMPLVTGKVGTSGTEAMELLRRHKIEKLPLVDDSGLLKGLITVKDFVKAEKYPGAAKDSEGRLLVGAAVGASPEALERAQALAEAGVDFLVVDTSHGHNSNALSWMSKIKSSVHVDVIGGNVATRDGAQALIDAGVDGIKVGVGPGSICTTRVVAGIGVPQVTAIYEAALAARVAGIPVIGDGGLQYSGDIGKALAAGADSVMLGSLLAGCEESPGELQFINGKQFKSYRGMGSLGAMQSRGQAKSYSKDRYFQADVGSDDKLVPEGIEGQVPYRGPLANVLHQLVGGLRQTMGYVGAATVGEMETKGRFVRITSAGLKESHPHDIQMTVEAPNYSRK, from the coding sequence ATGACTGCCAACGTCGACGGAGTGCCCGCCAAGTTCGCGACACTCGGGCTGACCTACGACGACGTGCTGCTGCTGCCGGGCGCATCCGAAGTGCTGCCCAACGCGGTCGACACCTCGTCCCGCATCTCCCGCAACGTCCGTGTCAACATCCCGCTGCTCTCCGCGGCGATGGACAAGGTGACCGAGTCGCGCATGGCGATCGCCATGGCCCGGCAGGGCGGCGTGGGCGTGCTGCACCGCAACCTCTCCATCGAGGACCAGGTCAACCAGGTCGACCTCGTGAAGCGCTCCGAATCCGGCATGGTCACCGACCCGATCACCGTGAACCCGGACGCGACGCTGGCCGAGGCCGACGCGCTGTGTGCCAAGTTCCGCATCAGCGGTGTCCCCGTGACGGACGGCAACGGCAAGCTGCTCGGCATCGTCACCAACCGCGACATGGCCTTCGAGACCGACCGCTCACGTCAGGTCCGCGAGGTCATGACACCGATGCCGCTGGTCACCGGCAAGGTCGGCACCTCCGGCACCGAGGCCATGGAGCTGCTGCGCCGCCACAAGATCGAGAAGCTTCCCCTGGTCGACGACTCCGGTCTCCTCAAGGGCCTGATCACGGTCAAGGACTTCGTGAAGGCCGAGAAGTACCCGGGTGCCGCCAAGGACTCCGAGGGTCGGCTGCTGGTCGGCGCGGCCGTCGGCGCCAGCCCCGAGGCGCTGGAGCGCGCCCAGGCGCTCGCCGAGGCGGGCGTGGACTTCCTGGTCGTCGACACCTCGCACGGGCACAACAGCAACGCCCTGAGCTGGATGTCGAAGATCAAGTCGAGCGTCCACGTCGACGTGATCGGCGGCAATGTGGCCACGCGTGACGGTGCCCAGGCCCTGATCGACGCGGGCGTCGACGGCATCAAGGTGGGCGTCGGACCCGGCTCCATCTGCACCACCCGCGTGGTCGCCGGCATCGGCGTACCGCAGGTAACGGCCATCTATGAGGCTGCCCTCGCGGCCCGTGTCGCCGGTATCCCCGTGATCGGCGACGGTGGCCTGCAGTACTCCGGCGACATCGGCAAGGCGCTCGCCGCAGGTGCCGACTCCGTGATGCTGGGCAGCCTGCTTGCGGGCTGCGAGGAGTCCCCGGGCGAGCTGCAGTTCATCAACGGCAAGCAGTTCAAGTCGTACCGCGGTATGGGTTCGCTGGGCGCCATGCAGTCGCGCGGCCAGGCGAAGTCGTACTCGAAGGACCGCTACTTCCAGGCCGACGTCGGCTCCGACGACAAGCTCGTCCCCGAGGGCATCGAGGGCCAGGTGCCCTACCGCGGTCCGCTGGCCAACGTGCTGCACCAGCTCGTCGGCGGTCTGCGCCAGACGATGGGGTACGTCGGTGCGGCCACCGTCGGTGAGATGGAGACCAAGGGACGCTTCGTCCGCATCACCTCGGCGGGCCTCAAGGAGAGCCACCCGCACGACATCCAGATGACGGTCGAGGCGCCCAACTACAGCCGCAAGTAG
- a CDS encoding sigma-70 family RNA polymerase sigma factor, which produces MRDDEAAYAHGVIGALVHRAVDGDEQATHDLLAHVHPLALRYCRTRLSRLPGDARHFVEDLAQEVCVAVLLALPRYRDTGRPFEAFVFAIAAHKVADLQRAAMRHPGSTAVPSDEMPERPDDSLGPEERALLSSDAEWAKKLMANLPENQRELLLLRIAVGLTAEETGQMLGMSPGAVRVAQHRALSRLRALAEQ; this is translated from the coding sequence ATGCGTGACGACGAGGCGGCTTATGCCCATGGGGTGATTGGTGCGCTCGTCCACCGCGCCGTCGACGGGGACGAGCAGGCGACGCACGACCTGCTCGCCCATGTCCACCCTCTCGCCCTGCGCTACTGCCGCACCCGGCTGTCCCGACTGCCGGGCGACGCGAGGCACTTCGTGGAGGACCTGGCGCAGGAGGTCTGCGTCGCCGTCCTCCTCGCCCTGCCGCGCTACCGCGACACCGGACGCCCGTTCGAGGCGTTCGTCTTCGCGATCGCCGCGCACAAGGTCGCCGACCTCCAGCGCGCCGCGATGCGCCACCCGGGTTCCACCGCGGTTCCCTCGGACGAGATGCCGGAACGCCCCGACGACTCCCTGGGTCCCGAGGAAAGGGCTCTCCTCAGCAGCGACGCCGAATGGGCCAAGAAACTCATGGCCAACCTCCCCGAGAACCAGCGCGAACTGCTCCTGCTGCGCATCGCGGTGGGTCTCACGGCGGAGGAGACGGGCCAGATGTTGGGAATGTCACCCGGGGCGGTGCGCGTGGCCCAGCATCGCGCGTTGAGCCGGCTACGGGCGCTGGCGGAGCAGTAA